One genomic window of Phoenix dactylifera cultivar Barhee BC4 chromosome 6, palm_55x_up_171113_PBpolish2nd_filt_p, whole genome shotgun sequence includes the following:
- the LOC103701924 gene encoding probable aquaporin NIP-type translates to MGSSSSNYNEAEIKVENGSYCGSPDRDSGFCSAAMVNVTQKLIAEAIGTFFVVFAGCGSVIVNKMYGQVTFPGICITWGLIVMVMVYAVGHISGAHFNPAVTITFSVFKQFPLKQVPFYIVAQLVGSILGSGALYLLLNPRAEHFYGTTPVGSPIQSFVFEIIISFSLMFVISGVATDTRAIGELAGIAVGATILLNVFIAGPISGASMNPARSLGPAIIMHNYKAIWVYILGPIIGTLAGGFTYNLIRFTDKPLREIAKSSSFLRSMSRNK, encoded by the exons ATGGGTTCTTCATCATCCAATTACAACGAGGCAGAGATCAAGGTGGAAAATGGCAGCTATTGCGGCAGCCCCGACCGGGATTCGGGATTTTGTTCTGCTGCAATGGTGAATGTCACACAaaag TTGATTGCGGAGGCCATTGGAACGTTCTTCGTGGTGTTTGCCGGGTGTGGATCGGTGATTGTGAACAAGATGTATGGCCAGGTGACGTTTCCAGGGATTTGCATTACATGGGGTTTGATTGTTATGGTGATGGTATACGCCGTTGGACACATTTCTGGAGCTCATTTCAATCCTGCTGTCACCATTACCTTCTCTGTTTTCAAGCAATTCCCATTGAAACAG GTGCCATTTTATATCGTAGCGCAATTAGTGGGATCCATACTTGGAAGTGGTGCACTATATTTGCTATTGAATCCAAGGGCTGAACACTTCTATGGAACTACCCCAGTTGGATCACCAATTCAATCTTTTGTCTTTGAAATTATTATATCTTTTAGCTTGATGTTTGTCATTTCAGGCGTCGCAACAGACACTAGAGCA ATAGGGGAGTTAGCAGGAATTGCTGTTGGAGCCACTATACTTTTAAATGTCTTCATTGCAGG gCCAATATCAGGAGCATCAATGAATCCTGCAAGAAGCCTAGGACCAGCCATAATCATGCATAACTATAAGGCGATTTGGGTCTATATTCTTGGACCTATAATAGGGACTTTAGCTGGAGGTTTTACTTATAATCTTATTAGATTCACAGATAAACCGTTGCGGGAGATAGCAAAGAGCTCTTCATTTCTCAGGAGCATGTCTAGGAATAAGTAG
- the LOC103701923 gene encoding U-box domain-containing protein 3: protein MASSEARVSGEDGSGRGEEEAAAKGIMERIRSEDVECRIQAARVIRRLTKTSSKHRRQLSGAVDPLVVMLRSGEPQSGEAAILALLNLAVKDERNKIRIVDAGALEPLIGFLQSTNLCLQEYATAAILTLSASSINKPTISAAGAIPLLVKIVRDGNSQAKVDAAMALYNLSTIPDNISTILSLRPIAPLINLLKSWKKSSKIVEKCSALLESLVASDEGRTALTAEEGGVLTVVEVLEEGSPQSREHAVGALLTMCESDRCRYREVILGEGVIPGLLELTVQGTPKSQSKARTLLHLLRNSPYSRSELQADTLENIVSNIVSHIDGEDRAGKAKKMLAEMVQVSMEQSWRHLQQRAFVCTPTELSLGNCPSEVPSK from the exons ATGGCGTCGTCGGAGGCCCGGGTCTCCGGCGAGGATGGCAGCGGGCGGGGggaagaggaggcggcggcgaAGGGGATTATGGAGCGGATCCGATCGGAGGATGTGGAGTGCCGGATCCAGGCGGCAAGAGTGATCCGACGGCTGACAAAGACTTCATCGAAGCATCGGCGGCAGCTCTCCGGTGCCGTCGATCCCCTCGTGGTGATGCTTCGTTCGGGCGAACCGCAGTCCGGCGAGGCCGCCATACTTGCTCTTCTGAATCTCGCCGTCAAGGACGAAAG GAACAAGATAAGGATAGTGGATGCTGGTGCACTTGAGCCACTCATTGGATTCTTGCAATCAACAAATCTGTGCTTACAGGAGTATGCTACTGCTGCTATCCTTACCCTCTCTGCCTCATCCATCAATAAGCCCACCATCAGTGCGGCTGGTGCCATCCCCCTCCTTGTCAAAATCGTTAGAGATGGAAACTCACAAGCCAAGGTTGATGCTGCTATGGCTCTCTACAATCTCTCCACAATTCCAGATAATATCAGCACCATCCTCTCACTCCGACCTATTGCCCCTTTGATCAACTTACTGAAGAGCTGGAAGAAATCCTCCAAAATAGTTGAAAAGTGCAGTGCCCTTTTGGAGTCATTGGTGGCCTCCGACGAGGGGAGAACTGCTTTGACAGCTGAAGAAGGTGGAGTTCTCACAGTAGTCGAAGTTCTCGAGGAAGGCTCTCCCCAAAGTAGGGAGCATGCGGTAGGAGCCCTTCTGACAATGTGTGAAAGTGATCGCTGTAGATACAGAGAAGTAATTCTTGGAGAAGGTGTAATTCCTGGTCTTCTTGAGCTCACTGTTCAGGGGACACCCAAGTCTCAATCAAAAGCTCGCACCCTTCTACACTTACTGAGGAACTCGCCATATTCAAGGTCAGAGTTGCAGGCAGACACTCTCGAGAACATAGTGAGTAATATTGTGTCTCATATAGATGGTGAGGATCGTGCAGGTAAGGCGAAGAAGATGCTGGCTGAGATGGTGCAGGTCAGTATGGAGCAGAGCTGGAGGCATTTGCAGCAAAGGGCCTTTGTCTGCACTCCAACCGAGCTGTCTCTTGGCAACTGCCCTTCGGAAGTGCCTTCAAAATGA